From the genome of Bacillota bacterium:
TTTGTATAAACCGTAAAAATATTTTTGACTAGAATATTTTTTGCTATTTAGCCAAAAATATTCAAAGGGAGTGGATAAAATATTACTTATAATCCAACACAACAACACCCTTAAAGCTTGATAAGTTGCTTTTATCCAGTTCTATTTCCTGTTTTCCTGTCTTCAAACCTTTCCCTGCAACAGAAAGAAAACTGCCTACACCCTCAATAGGGAGGCCTACAACTTCGGTCTTAAAGTGCATGGGTATAGTTATGACCGGTTTTAACTGTTTTACTACTTCCCAGGCTTTAACAGCATTTACTGTAAATGTCCCTCCTACAGGCACTAATAATACATCTACTTCCCCCAATTTCTCTACCTGCTCATAAGAGAGTACATGTCCCAAATCCCCACAGTGACAAACTCTTATTCCGTCCACAC
Proteins encoded in this window:
- a CDS encoding MBL fold metallo-hydrolase → MKIKWFGHACFFITSSNGVRILTDPFDHTVGYEVPSVETDIVTTSHGHYDHNNVALVKGNYIHISNPGKFLEKGIEIIGVETFHDEKEGTKRGKNIIFKFSVDGIRVCHCGDLGHVLSYEQVEKLGEVDVLLVPVGGTFTVNAVKAWEVVKQLKPVITIPMHFKTEVVGLPIEGVGSFLSVAGKGLKTGKQEIELDKSNLSSFKGVVVLDYK